Genomic DNA from Bacilli bacterium PM5-9:
TTGGAATATCTCTTTTAATATTCGCATTATTAGTTGGAAGTTTTTTTATTTATAGTTATAGTAATTATTCAACAAACCTTCATTATCAAGAGCTTGAACAAAGAGCTACTACAATTTCAAAAACAATGGCTAGTTATTTAAGTGAAAAAAATACAACGCAACAACCTAGATATAATGGCAAAAATAATCATTCTCAAAAAAAGGTAACTGGCTATGGAAAATACCTTGAACTTCTTGAAGATATTGCCATGGCAGATGTATGGGTTTTAGATAAAAATGGTAATATTTTAACTAAAGGAGAACATAAAACACCAATAACAGATAAAAAACTCCCTTTAGAAGCAGATGAAATTGTTAAAAAAGTTTTAAGCGGAGAAGCTTCTTCAAGTAAATCATTTAGTGGATTTCTTGGTGAATCAAATATAACAATAGCACAACCAATTTTAGAAGATAATAAAGTATTAGGAGCAGTATTACTACATTCTCCTGTTCATGGGTTAACAGAAGCAAGAAATAAACAAACAGAAGTAATTGTTATCGTTATGATTATTGCAATGGCAATAACTATTCCATTAACAATCTTATTATCATACAAATTTGTTAAACCATTAAAAAGAATGGAGAAAGTTTCTTGTCAAATGGCTGATGGTAATTATGATATAAAGACACAAATAAATAGTAATGATGAGATTGGGCAATTAGCAAGAAGTATCGATATTCTTTCTGAAAAATTAGAAAACGCTAGCCTTGAACAACAAAAAATGGATAAAATGAGACAGACTTTCTTTTCAAATATTTCTCATGAGTTAAGAACTCCTGTTACAGTAATGAGAGGCTCATTAGAAGCACTTGTTGATGATGTTGTAAGTGATAAAACTAAAATCAAAGAATATCATATTCAAATGTTAGAAGAAAGTATTCATTTACAAAGATTAGTTAATGACCTTTTAGAACTTTCTAGACTTCAAAATGATGACTTTTCAATAAAGAAAGAAAAAGTTAACTTTAGTGATATCATTAATGAAGTTACTAGAAGTATGTTTAATATTTCAAACAAAAAAAATATAGAAATTGATGTTCAAAATTTACCATTTGAAATTTCGTTAATTGGAGATTATGGTAGACTTAGACAAATGTTAATGATAATTGTTGATAATGCAATAAAGTTTTCATTTGAAAATGAAGTAGTATCAATAATTGTTACTCAAACAAAAAAATATTTTTATGTATCAATAGTTGATTATGGTATTGGAATTTCAGATGAAGACTTACCTTATATTTTCGATAGGTTCTATAAAAACAATGAAGAGAACAACGAAAAAGGAATAGGATTAGGATTATCCATTGCCAAGGCAATCGCAAACAAACATGATATTGAACTTTTAGCTAAATGCGAAAATAATGAAACAAGCTTCATTTTACAAATTAAAAAATAGATTATGAACTTTAAATTCATAATCTATTTTCTTATTTAAACTAATTATTTTAATACTCATCAATTGAAGCTAACACTTCTTTAAGTAATTTCCATGTACGTTCAGTTGATGAAATTGATAATCTTTCTTCGGCAGTATGAGCTCCAAAAATATCTGGCCCTACACTAATAAAATCAACATCACTAGACATTTTTTCTTTAAATAAACCACATTCTAATCCAGCGTGTATTGCAACTATTTCTGGTTCTTTATTAAATAATTTTTTGTATTCTCTAACAAATAAATCTTTAATTTTTGATTTATCATTAAATGGCCATGCTGGATAAAAACTTCCACTTTCAACATTTGCACCAATTAATTTAGCAAGCACTTCATATTGTTCAATTAAAGCTTGTTTTTGACTAACAACTGAACTTCTTAAAGCAGATGCTAGTAAAACATTATTTTCTTGAGTTTCAACTACACCAATATTCGCTGATGTTTGAACTAAATCCTCAATATATTGACTACGAGTAAATGGTCCATAAGGAATTAAAACTAAAGCATAAACTACTCTTAAACTATCTTCAAGATTCATAGCTTGATATTTATTATTTTCTTTTTTAGTAGCACTAATATGAGCGTCTGGATCTTGTGGAGTATATTCTATTTTTAAATCTTCATTTAATTGTTTAATAAATGCTTCAATTTTTGAGAAATCTTTTTCATCAATAATAATTTTCGCATTACAATCACGTGTAATCGCATTGATTTTACTTCCACCATTAATTTCAACTAAATTAAATTTAATATTATCCATTGCAAGCATATTTAAAAAACGCCCCATTACTTTTGAAGCATTTGCTCTTTCTTGAATAATCTCAAGTCCAGAGTGACCTCCAACAAGTCCACTTACTTCAATATCTACTAATAAACCTTCATATTCTCTAAATGCCACTGGAATATTTATTTGTGTATCATTTCCACCTGCACATGATAGATAAAACCTACCTTCTTCTTCAGTATCAATATTAATGAAAATTTTCCCATCTAAATCTTTGACATCTAAATTATTTGCACCTGTCATACCAGTTTCTTCATCCATTGTCAAAACAACTTCTAAAGGTGGATGAACTATGTTATCATCATCAAGTAATGCTAAAGCATAAGCAACACCAATACCATCATCTGCACCTAATGTTGTATCATTAGCATAAATAAAATCATCTTTAATAACCCATTCAATTGGATCAGTATCAAAGTTATGTTTACTATCTTTTCCTTTTTCACAAACCATATCCATGTGAGCTTGTAAAACAACAGGTTGAGCATCCTTTAATTTACCTGTACCTTCTTTTTTAATTACAATATTTTTTACTTCATCTTGCTTAACCCATAAATTTCTTTCTTGGGCAAACTTTTTTAAATAATTACTTATTTTCTCTTCTTTTTTTGATTCTCGAGGAATTTGACTTATTTCATAAAAGAAATCAAATACTTTTTTACTTTCTAATTTGTTAAATCTATCCACTCTAATCACTCCTTTACTATGACTTAATCATAACTTAAATAACACTTCTAGTTGTGTCTTTTTTCGCACTATTTATAAAAAAACAGTGATATTCTCACTGTTATTTTTTATGATATAATTTTTTAGTTTGATATTCTGGCTCACAAGTTAAATTAATTTTCAACTTTCTAAAAACATTTTTGTCTACTTCAGATAAAATAACTGTACTATGAGCTTCACAGCTACTCAACTTTGATAATTGTTGCATAGCTAAATGAGATATAGGATTTGTGGTTGCTGAAATCGCAAGCGCAATCAACACCTCATCAGTATGTAAACGAGGATTATTATTTCCTAAATTATCAGTTTTTAATTGTTGAATAGGTTCGATAATTGAAGGTGAAATTAATGGAATATCCTCATTGATGTTTCCTAATACTTTTAAAGCATTAAGAATTGCTGCTGCTGCTGCACCAAGTAGTGGACTAGTTTTTCCAGTAACAATTGTTCCACACCCTAATTCGATTGCTAATGCAGGAGCCTCAGTTAATTCAGACTTATTTAAAGCAACTTTAACACATTTTCGATCTTCAGTAGTAACATTTGCTTGGGACATTATAATTTCAATTTTTTCAACTGTTGTTTCATCAACTATGCTTTTCTTTAAATCTTCTAGTGCTAAATAATATCTCCTAATTATTTCTTTTTGACTCGATTCAATCGCATAATCATCATCTTTTATCGCATATCCAACCATATTAACTCCCATATCAGTTGGTGACATATATGGTGATTCACCTAATATTTTTTCAAACATTGCTTTTAATACTGGAAATATCTCAACATCACGATTATAATTTATTGCTGTTTCTCCATAAGCCTCCAAATGAAAAGGATCAATCATATTAATATCATTTAAATCTGCAGTTGCAGCTTCATAAGCTAAGTTGACTGGGTGTTTTAATGGTAAATTCCAAATTGGAAATGTTTCATACTTTGCATACCCTGCTTTAATATTACGTTTATGTTCATGATATAGTTGAGATAAACAAGTTGCCATTTTACCAGAACCTGGACCAGGTGCTGTTATAACTACTAATGGATTTGTTGTTTCAATATATTCATTTTTACCAAATCCTTCATCACTAACAATATGCGAAATATTACTAGGATATCCAACGATTGGATAATGATAATATACTTTAATTCCCAAACTTTCTAAGTGAGTACAAAAACTATCGGCTGATGCTTGATTATTATAGTGTGTAATTACAACACTACCAACATATAAGTCAACATCTCTAAATGCATCAATTAAACGCAAAGTATCATCATCATAAGTTATACCTAAATCAGATCTTACTTTATTTTTTTCAATATCATTTGCATTAACTACAATTATTATTTCGACTTTTTCTTTTAATGTTAAAAGCATTTTTAGTTTACTATCTGGTTGAAACCCAGGTAAAACTCTTGATGCATGATGGTCATCAAATAATTTACCACCAAACTCCAAATATAACTTATTATCAAATTTAGATATTCTTTCTAAAATATGTTTTGATTGTAACTCTAAATATAAATCATTATCAAAAGCTAGTTTTTCCATTTATCATTATCCTTCTTTCTTATTATACATAGCTTCAACTATTATATCATAAAAACAATAAAAAATTATGAACCTTTAATATTCTTTTTTTAGATATTTTTTTTACATTAACACACTATTTTCTAATATAAACATCATTTTGATATCTTTATTCATTTATAATAGACAAAAATTGTTAATTTTTCGCTTGTTTATCATTTAAAAAACCAACATTTTTATTTTTATGATGATATTTGTGAACATAAATGACCCACAATACTATTTTTTTTTACATATTTCCTTTACAATCACTTAATCTAATGATAAAATATTATTAATGTTATGATGTCATAACAGTATTTAAAATTTTAATATGAAAGTGGGAATTGTTATCAAAAAGATATTTGGTTTTTTAATAATACTAATTACAGCATTATTGCTTGCTGTTAATCAAAATATTATGGCAGAAATGCCAAAACAAGACGCTAGTGCACAAGGCAAAGTATATGATGGAATTGACTTTAATTCCTTAATAGGAAATAGAGTTTATTTTGGCTCATATAAACATCTTACTGAGTCTAAAAGTAGTGAATTTTATGGTGCTCTAACTAAGAGTAGAGAAGAATATCCAACTCCACTTCAATGGCAAGTTATGGGAGAAGATGGTGATCAAAACGGAAATAATAAAGATAATCTACTAACGCTATTTAGCGACTATGTAATTGATACTAAAAGATTTTCTGGTTTTGGAAAGGCAAGCTTTGCTGGTGATTGTGATTTATTATCTGGTGAAGCAGATTACAAAGCTTCTTATGTTGGAAACTGGTTAAATAAGTTAGGTGTTTATTCATATGAATTAAAATCCAGTCCTGTTATTGGCAACCCCGCAAGATATTGCTATCAAAAATTTGATGATGAGCCAGGATTTGCAAATAACTTTCAAATTGAAAGTGGTTCAACCAATTTAGGTAGTGGTGATATTTATAATGCTGAATTGAATGCCCTTGGAAGAAAAAATGTTGATACATATTTTATTGCACAAGGTAAAGGTTGGGATACAGGTGTTGTTATCAGAAATACTGGTGATATAACAAAATACAATGGATCATCATCTACAGAGGGAGAATGGAACAGTTATTATGGTGCAGGTGTTTATGGATTTAATGGCTGGCCTGTCACTATGAGTGATGCCTATGCCTACCTGCCAATGGGCGTTTCATCAATATCTGGAAAAATTGAACACAATAAATTATTTTGGAATGCTGATGGATTACCACCAAAAATGAATTATAGTGGTGATAGTGTTGAATATAGTACTGGTAGTGCAGGTAATGAATATAATAGAGGAATGTCAAAATATGATGAAGAAATTTTTTATTGGACGCGATCTCCTGAGGGTTGGTACAATAATTCTAGTTCAGTATATAATTATGTTGTTATGGAATATTCTACTCCTGGTAGAATTGATGTTAGACCATATACTCTATCAAGAGATTCTGCTGGAGTTAGGCCTATAACAAAACTAAATCCAAATAATGTAATGATGACACATGAAATCGTTAATTCAAAACCAACATTGTCAAATCAAATAAAAGAAGATAAATCAACAACTACAACAAATTGGAATTATTCACAAAGTGATGATTACAAGAGTTATAAATTAACATTAGTTAGTGATAAAGTTTCATTAAACTCACTTACAGATTCTGATGATAAAGAAATTGACTTGAGTGCTGGATTAAAAGTTGAACAAGGAAAAACAATTACAGTTAAGAGTGATGATTATGTTGGAGATTATCTTGCATATAAAATTGTTCAAGTAGCTGATAATGGCGATAGAACAATTGTTGCTTACGGAACATCAAAAGGCAGTACTCCTGATGATTTAGTTATCAATCCAATTAAATCAACAATTGATAATTCGAGTTTAGCTGAAGGTAATTATGTAATTTATATTTGGGCACAAGGCGAAGACGATCAAGGAATTGATAGTTCTAGTGTTCATAGTTTTGAAGGTAGCAGCCCTAAAACACTAGTTCTTACTGTAACTCCAGAAGTACTAGAATACTATGTTACTTACGATGGTAATGGTGAAACAAGTGGTACTGCTCCTGTTGATAGTAATAATCCTTACTATAAAGAAAGCATGGTTACAGTTTTAGAAAAAGGTGATTTAGAAAAAACTGGATATACTTTTGTTGGTTGGAACACTAAAGAAGATGGAACTGGAACAACATATGTTCCAAATACTACTGATAATAAATTTAAGATAATAGCTGATACTACATTGTATGCTAAATGGAAAGCTAATGATTATAATATAACTTATGAATTGTATGGTGGCGCAAACGATTCTTCTAACCCTAATAAATATACTTATGGTGTCGGAGTTACCTCATTTGCTAATCCATCTAAAACCGGACACACTTTTAAAGGTTGGTTTGCTGAAAGTTCTTATACAAATACATTTACTTCTATCTCAACTACTGATATAGGTGATAAAGTGCTTCACGCTAAATGGGAAGCTAATAATTATAATGTAACTTACGACTTAGATGGTGGTACAAATGATCCTTCTAACCCTAATAAATATACTTATGGTGTTGGAGTTCCTTCGTTTGCTGATCCATCTAAAACTGGACATACTTTTAAAGGTTGGTTTGCTGAAAGTTCTCATACAAACGAATTTACTTCTATTTCTACTACCGATACTGGTGATAAAAAGTTATATGCTAAATGGGAAGTAAATAAATACAATATTACTTACAATCTATATGGTGGTACAAACAGCAGTAGCAACCCTAATGAATATACTTATGGTGTTGGAGTTGCCTCATTTGCTAATCCATCTAAAACTGGACATACTTTTAAAGGTTGGTTTGCTGAAAGTTCTTATACAAATACATTTACTTCTATTTCTACTACTGATATAGGGGATAAAGTGCTTCACGCTAAGTGGGAAGCTAATAATTATAATGTAACTTATGACTTAGATGGTGGTACAAATGATCCTTCTAACCCTAATAAATATACTTATGGTGTTGGAGTTCCTTCGTTTGCTGATCCTTCTAAAACTGGACATACTTTTAAAGGTTGGTTTGCTGAAAGTTCTCATACAAACGAATTTACTTCTATTTCTACGACTGATACTGGTGATAAGAAGTTATATGCTAAATGGGAAGTAAATAAATACAATATTACTTACAACCTAGATGGTGGTACAAACAATACTAACAACCCTAATGAATATACTTATGGTGTTGGAGTTGCTTCATTTGATGATGCAAGTAGAGAAGGATATACTTTTGATGGTTGGTATACTGATGATACATATACAAGTGCATTTACTTCTATTTCTACGACTGATACTGGTGATAAAACACTTTATGCTAAATGGATTGCTAATGATAATGTTTATAAAGTAGAACATTATACTGAAACTCTTTTAGTAAACAAATATCAATTACATCAATCTCAAATGCATAATGCTAAAACTGGTAGTAAAGCTACATATACAATAAAAGATATTGTTGGCTATGCATTTAATGAAAGCAAGAAGACTTATGAAGATTCTAAATCTCCTGCATCTAAAAAAGAATTAGTTGTTGCCGGTGATGGAAGCTTGATAGTTAAATTATATTATGATAGAGAAGTATATAAAGTA
This window encodes:
- a CDS encoding putative repeat protein (TIGR02543 family) (product_source=TIGR02543; cath_funfam=3.30.70.150; pfam=PF09479; superfamily=51316; tigrfam=TIGR02543; transmembrane_helix_parts=Inside_1_4,TMhelix_5_27,Outside_28_1191), translating into MKVGIVIKKIFGFLIILITALLLAVNQNIMAEMPKQDASAQGKVYDGIDFNSLIGNRVYFGSYKHLTESKSSEFYGALTKSREEYPTPLQWQVMGEDGDQNGNNKDNLLTLFSDYVIDTKRFSGFGKASFAGDCDLLSGEADYKASYVGNWLNKLGVYSYELKSSPVIGNPARYCYQKFDDEPGFANNFQIESGSTNLGSGDIYNAELNALGRKNVDTYFIAQGKGWDTGVVIRNTGDITKYNGSSSTEGEWNSYYGAGVYGFNGWPVTMSDAYAYLPMGVSSISGKIEHNKLFWNADGLPPKMNYSGDSVEYSTGSAGNEYNRGMSKYDEEIFYWTRSPEGWYNNSSSVYNYVVMEYSTPGRIDVRPYTLSRDSAGVRPITKLNPNNVMMTHEIVNSKPTLSNQIKEDKSTTTTNWNYSQSDDYKSYKLTLVSDKVSLNSLTDSDDKEIDLSAGLKVEQGKTITVKSDDYVGDYLAYKIVQVADNGDRTIVAYGTSKGSTPDDLVINPIKSTIDNSSLAEGNYVIYIWAQGEDDQGIDSSSVHSFEGSSPKTLVLTVTPEVLEYYVTYDGNGETSGTAPVDSNNPYYKESMVTVLEKGDLEKTGYTFVGWNTKEDGTGTTYVPNTTDNKFKIIADTTLYAKWKANDYNITYELYGGANDSSNPNKYTYGVGVTSFANPSKTGHTFKGWFAESSYTNTFTSISTTDIGDKVLHAKWEANNYNVTYDLDGGTNDPSNPNKYTYGVGVPSFADPSKTGHTFKGWFAESSHTNEFTSISTTDTGDKKLYAKWEVNKYNITYNLYGGTNSSSNPNEYTYGVGVASFANPSKTGHTFKGWFAESSYTNTFTSISTTDIGDKVLHAKWEANNYNVTYDLDGGTNDPSNPNKYTYGVGVPSFADPSKTGHTFKGWFAESSHTNEFTSISTTDTGDKKLYAKWEVNKYNITYNLDGGTNNTNNPNEYTYGVGVASFDDASREGYTFDGWYTDDTYTSAFTSISTTDTGDKTLYAKWIANDNVYKVEHYTETLLVNKYQLHQSQMHNAKTGSKATYTIKDIVGYAFNESKKTYEDSKSPASKKELVVAGDGSLIVKLYYDREVYKVKYDGNGHTKGKVPSSHTIRYGESIIVKEATMKKEKHDFVEWKINPIFNPGDTLTLDDYMIKFADENNVITLVAQWKKAKNLPDGGRSIFPFFNF
- a CDS encoding uncharacterized protein (UPF0371 family) (product_source=COG4868; cath_funfam=3.10.630.10; cog=COG4868; pfam=PF08903) is translated as MEKLAFDNDLYLELQSKHILERISKFDNKLYLEFGGKLFDDHHASRVLPGFQPDSKLKMLLTLKEKVEIIIVVNANDIEKNKVRSDLGITYDDDTLRLIDAFRDVDLYVGSVVITHYNNQASADSFCTHLESLGIKVYYHYPIVGYPSNISHIVSDEGFGKNEYIETTNPLVVITAPGPGSGKMATCLSQLYHEHKRNIKAGYAKYETFPIWNLPLKHPVNLAYEAATADLNDINMIDPFHLEAYGETAINYNRDVEIFPVLKAMFEKILGESPYMSPTDMGVNMVGYAIKDDDYAIESSQKEIIRRYYLALEDLKKSIVDETTVEKIEIIMSQANVTTEDRKCVKVALNKSELTEAPALAIELGCGTIVTGKTSPLLGAAAAAILNALKVLGNINEDIPLISPSIIEPIQQLKTDNLGNNNPRLHTDEVLIALAISATTNPISHLAMQQLSKLSSCEAHSTVILSEVDKNVFRKLKINLTCEPEYQTKKLYHKK
- a CDS encoding signal transduction histidine kinase (product_source=COG5002; cath_funfam=1.10.287.130,3.30.450.40,3.30.565.10; cog=COG5002; pfam=PF00512,PF00672,PF02518; smart=SM00304,SM00387,SM00388; superfamily=158472,55781,55874; transmembrane_helix_parts=Outside_1_9,TMhelix_10_32,Inside_33_188,TMhelix_189_208,Outside_209_490); this encodes MRNKVTLRLITYFGISLLIFALLVGSFFIYSYSNYSTNLHYQELEQRATTISKTMASYLSEKNTTQQPRYNGKNNHSQKKVTGYGKYLELLEDIAMADVWVLDKNGNILTKGEHKTPITDKKLPLEADEIVKKVLSGEASSSKSFSGFLGESNITIAQPILEDNKVLGAVLLHSPVHGLTEARNKQTEVIVIVMIIAMAITIPLTILLSYKFVKPLKRMEKVSCQMADGNYDIKTQINSNDEIGQLARSIDILSEKLENASLEQQKMDKMRQTFFSNISHELRTPVTVMRGSLEALVDDVVSDKTKIKEYHIQMLEESIHLQRLVNDLLELSRLQNDDFSIKKEKVNFSDIINEVTRSMFNISNKKNIEIDVQNLPFEISLIGDYGRLRQMLMIIVDNAIKFSFENEVVSIIVTQTKKYFYVSIVDYGIGISDEDLPYIFDRFYKNNEENNEKGIGLGLSIAKAIANKHDIELLAKCENNETSFILQIKK
- a CDS encoding dipeptidase D (product_source=KO:K01270; cath_funfam=3.30.1370.10,3.40.630.10; cog=COG2195; ko=KO:K01270; pfam=PF01546,PF07687; smart=SM00322; superfamily=53187; tigrfam=TIGR01893); the protein is MDRFNKLESKKVFDFFYEISQIPRESKKEEKISNYLKKFAQERNLWVKQDEVKNIVIKKEGTGKLKDAQPVVLQAHMDMVCEKGKDSKHNFDTDPIEWVIKDDFIYANDTTLGADDGIGVAYALALLDDDNIVHPPLEVVLTMDEETGMTGANNLDVKDLDGKIFINIDTEEEGRFYLSCAGGNDTQINIPVAFREYEGLLVDIEVSGLVGGHSGLEIIQERANASKVMGRFLNMLAMDNIKFNLVEINGGSKINAITRDCNAKIIIDEKDFSKIEAFIKQLNEDLKIEYTPQDPDAHISATKKENNKYQAMNLEDSLRVVYALVLIPYGPFTRSQYIEDLVQTSANIGVVETQENNVLLASALRSSVVSQKQALIEQYEVLAKLIGANVESGSFYPAWPFNDKSKIKDLFVREYKKLFNKEPEIVAIHAGLECGLFKEKMSSDVDFISVGPDIFGAHTAEERLSISSTERTWKLLKEVLASIDEY